The Microtus pennsylvanicus isolate mMicPen1 chromosome 22, mMicPen1.hap1, whole genome shotgun sequence genome includes the window ccagtttggatgttcaccttcctagatatggactgaggggggaggacctaggacttaccacagggcagggaaccctgactgctctttggactggagagggagggggaggaaagtggggggaaggggagaggggtgggaggagggggagaagaatgggaggagggggagggaaatgggaggctgggaggatgtggaaatttgttttttttttctctttcttttcattattctccttttatcaataaaaaaatacataaaaaaacaagTAATAAATGCTGGAAAGTAATGAAATTGCTCTCCAACTAAAATCAGGTCCTTTTTCATAATTGGGACTCCACAGTCCTATTTTCCTGTGCAGTGCACACTCAAACCTGTTGCTTATATTCTGGACTGAGGTAGACAACACTCTCCACATGCAAATCCTTTTCCTTTACCTGTAGTGGATATTCAGTTTTATAACTCAAATTTATAACTTTGAAACTGGTGATAGAATCatttaatttaagattttaagTTGTAACGTACGACAAGGTCATTGCTCAGGCGAGGAGAAGACAGGGACCAAATCCTCTTATgccaagataagatagatagtgTCAAAAAAATTTCTGAAATACTAGAAGTACAATGGTTCTAGAATGAATATGACTTCCTAGGGAGAAATCACTCCACATGTTTGAGAGATCAATAAaggaaaaatcatttaaaaatattcacataCATCTCTGACTAATGCTCAAAGAGAACTCAGGctagaatattttttttgcatttcactTATTTTCTTATCCTTATGTCTTTCAGGTTCAGGCTCCACActctgaacaatttaaataggggTGGAAGGCTAAAAGTCTACCCACCTTGACAGATGGAAGACTTACACAGTAAAGTATTCGcagtattatttctttctttatttttatttttttattttttattttcaagacagggtttctctgtggctttctggagcctgtcctggaactagctctgtagaccaggctggtctcgaactcacagagatccgcctgactctgcctcccaagtgctgggattaaaggcgtgcgccaccacctcccggctccaGAATTATTTCTTACATAAACCAGTGACCTTAAACAGTAAGACCATCTTCAGTGACAGGATCATGAGATGTCagacttttcttccatttttacaaGCTTTTCATTAGCCTCTTAAATGAGTTGATGGCCCTGATTTTGGTACATTTCTATCCAGAGTTACAAGATGGAGATTGCAGGGGATGTGAAGGATAGGAAAAGTATAAggcagaaaagataaaaacaggtTAGGGAAGTCTTGCACAAGCTATGTCTCATGTAAAGTAAATTTCGTAAGAAGAATagatttgggctggagagatggctcagcagttaacagaattgactgctctttgagaggacctgggttcaattcccagtacccacgtgacAGTTTCTAaatgtctgtaaatccagtttcccAGGATCTGATACCTACATaccaacacatataaaataaaatagaataactcATAAAATATCCACTATTTATACTGTCTGAGAAATAACTTGGGGCTCTTTCATATTGACTTTCAGTCCTCTCAATCTGTTTTAtggttctttcttcatttctcttaatctaacatTTCCTCATCCTCAGCATCCCTTCCCAGAGAACCCCCAGGCAAATTATGTTGGACAGACCATATGGGGTATGCAACTATGCTTGAACAAAATTTACTGCAGTTTCTGTATGATGCTGCTTTTGATACAAGGAATTACTTTGCATATTCTGTCCATAAATTAAGAGCTTAGCTGGATAGAGCCTTACACTTTAGGGCacctttttaagatttaaatgtaaagcaaGGGCTTTCTCTTTAGCTGTGTAAAATCCTTGAAAATCCCTCTTGCTTTCACTACTGGACAGCCATCTGAAACAACCTAGTGCTATTTCCTGAACAAAAACAtcgattttttttcattctttttatgtgtttttttttttgtactgtagATTTGAAGGAGTCAGAGGTAATAACCATCAGGCAGAAATAATATTTTGTCTAAGATATCAGtccattaatttttaattctgcCTTAGTCACTTTCTTGGGACATGGAAACATTAAGAAAGATTGGGGGCCAAAGTGTCACACAACTGATCTCCAGCAAACTTTATGAAGTTTTCTAAGCTCCTGTACTAACTTaccaagcaaaaataaatcaatagggCCACAAGGAATAAAGCCAGGCTTGGGATGAAGGGACCAGAACAAGGTGAGGTTATGAGAGCAATCAGAATTATTATATctttatcagaaacagaaaacaatggtAATTTCCAGGATCAATACAGTGTAGTTTCCAGGATATCATTAAGACTGCAAGCTATACAGGGAATACAGGATTGTGGTCTCAGACCAAGTGTACTGTTGAACTTCCATACTTCTGTGACCACTAAGGGATTACTCAGAGAAACACAGATTAGCCTGAATGACTCATTGCTCAAGGGAGTGCATCACCATGTCAGCAACTTAAAAAAGCACACTGTGCCCAAGGAGCCATGGATTTTAATGTGTAATAACTAAGACACATGTCTCTCACAGTAGATGGGCCAATCCAACTCCTTTTTCCCTGCAGAGTCTTTTGCCCACTAAAATCCTATAACCTTGACCTCCACTGCCTGCCACTACTCTCAATACTCCTGTCTTTCAGGTCCTACAATGACAGTCACTTAAGCTCTGTAGAGTTTTCTGTGACTTTTGCCATCTAAAGTTCTGTTAGCTTGAAAATTCTTCCACAGTCAATATTCCCAAGTCCATTGCAGCAACAAAACCACTTTTATGGTACCATTTTTATTCCAACTTGCTTCTTTGTTCCTGTGATTAACGTATCTAACCTAAAGCAACTCTGGTAATGGACAGGTTGATTTGTTTGTTACCCCTAAGTCAGAATCCACCACTGTGGGAGCTTAGGATAGGAACTCAAGTTAATCACTGAAGGCAAAACATTTGGAACCATTGTTTCCTGGTTTTCTCTTGTGCTTTGTCACTGTTTTCTGCTCAGCTAGCCCCTTAATCAGCCCAGACCCACTTGCTTAGAGACATTGCCGACTCAGTGGAAGAGTCTTCTTCCAGCACCAATCATCAATCAACATAATCACTTTCACACTGAAATCAGACATTCTGATCTAAGCACACACTCAACTGATAATTCCTCAGATGACCCTaggctttgtcttgttgacagctGAGGCTAATTATCACACAGAGACAATATTGtatgagaattttttttgtttgtttttcaagacagggtttctctgtggttttccagcctgtcttggaactagctcttgtagaccaggtggtctagaactcacagagatcctcttgcctctgcctctcaagaacTGAGATTAAAGAGTGCACCACACCGCCTggcatgaatttttttaaagaaccaaaaatataatgtattattCCTGTCAATCACTTAAGCAGCACCTAACCATGAGGATAACaacaaatggaaaacacagattgccagaaaatggaaagagaaaaggatctaagatcaagaagagaaaactaaaactgtcacTCCACAGAAactattcaaaacaaaaacttaaggaACTGATAGCAGAGGAAATAATCTGAATACAAATTGATGAATGTCCgtcatttttgaaattttaaggaTAAAATTAGATTATGGTTCAAAAAAATCAACATAGATGACACCAATGCCAAAACAAGACTCAAAGACAGatctatgaatatatattatggtCCCTTAAACAGGAATTACAAGATTCTAGTCAAAATCAAATTCCAGAAAATCACTGGCCATCACTCATCCTGTACACTCCAGTTCTCTCCTTTACCGATAACTGAAAAAGGGTTGGGTAAGATGGGCTCTTCCTCCAAAATTCAAAAGATTCAATCAACAGCCAggggaggtggcacacacctttaatcccagcactcggaggggGAGGCtagtggatctctgcgagttcaaggcaggcctgatttagaagagctagttccaagacaggaactaAAAAAGCTACAGAGGCtaagcggtggtggtgcatgcctttaatcccagcactcagaaggcagaggcaggtggatctgtatgagtttgaggccagcctggtctacaagagctagttccaggacaggaaccaaaaagctacggagaaaccctgtctcgaaaaaccacaaaaagaaagataaaaaaataaaaaagctacagagaaaccctgtctcgaaataaaaaaaaaaagattcacttgACGCCATCTGATATTTTTGCTTTGTGGAAATAATTTTGATTACTAAAAGGATTTCATTCAgttatgataaagaaaatgatgtctgttaggatcacTTAGACACCATTTCATTTCCTAAAATTGGTGATTGCCTCTAAGTCTGTATCAGAGTGAGAAagtataaactttttaaatgaaatttcaagagaacagatttttaaagaatcactGTACACGTGAAGTAACTGGCTTTACTCTGACTGCTTTATAAATCACAATTTTGAAAACAAGGTTATTCCTATTTTTTGAGTATGTTTGTGCATGAGACAAAAGGCCTGTGATATACAAAACAATGATTGTCAGATCTCTTGGATTGGGAATAGTAGACATTTGTTAACCTGCAAACTTGAATGTAGGTTTAAACTTGGGTCATCCGCAGGGAAAAAAATATGTGCTGAGCCACCTGCCAAATGCATAGTAAATTTTATCAAATAATCCAAGTCTTTCTCAgattaataaaaaacaagaaaaacaaaacatgaataaagaagtaaagccaggcggtggtggcacatgcctttaatcccagcacttgggagtcataggcaggcagatctcagtaagtttgagaccagcatggtctacaagagctagttccaggacaggctccaaaaccacagagaaaccctgtctgaaataccaaaacaagaaaaaaaagtaaagaaatgattTTTGGGAATATGTGGCATCAGAATTAAGATGATATGTAAGGTAAATATGCAGCATTAAATGAATACAACTCAATAACTTCATCTAACAATCTATAAGAGGAACGCTAATCACAAAGTAACATTCACAGTGGAAACACTCAGAATGCTCGTTGGGGTTGTGTGTTAATCACATCAACATTTAAGTAGCAAAGACTCAAATGTGAAGATAGCAACAGCTGGAACACACAGATAtgctaggaaatggaaagaggTAGGCATCTAAGATGATAAAACAATCTGCACAGAAACATCCCCCACACCTCAAACTTAAGGAACTGAAGATGTAAGaacttttctgaataaaattggtgaaggtccatcattttcaagaaaatgaataataaattatatatcagTTGTAGATTACAAAAAATCATATACAGATTCACATAATATGCTTTCTGCGTTTTTCACAAAGATCCATCAATCAAGAATGTGTACAATGTTTGCGAAAGAATAAAGGTGTGAAAGAGGAAAAGCTGTGAACAAAAGCAGGAATAGTAGTCAATTTTTAATCCAAAGACCAAAGTAAACTTAGGCAAGGAACAGTGTGATCTTGGTTATTGCTACCCAGCTATCTTTGATTATATgtgtacagaaattaaataaacataaactgTACAACTTTCACAAAGATATCTCAAAGAGACCcttaaactgttgtttctgacctTCAGTTACTGATCTGTCTTCTGAGATGCAGCCACATAATAAAGATGTTCTCTTGGCAAATAGAGAAGATCTCTTGTTACAGCTCTCCAGATCTGTGTGCTATCTTCTGGTGGAAGGGAAACACAGTCCTACCGATGTCCAATCCCAAAATAAcctaaaatatgatttaaaatctGCTTCCTGCTACATGCATTATGGCAGAATTGGTGGATTGTGCCCTATCTACCTGGCTATCACAATgcacacctgagaaatctctgcacATCAGAAACTCCTTTTGGTCCCCTTTTtaagcttcactggatcacaccattGTGGCAAGTGGCAGAATCACATTAACAGAATTCTACTCAAGTATTGCTCTACCAGTTCCTAAAAAGTTTGTAATCTTTAGAACAGAAACCTGAAATTGGAAAGCAGTATTCAGATAGTCAATATTGTAGAAATTAGAacttcagttttctaatctcttCCCACTACACAACAAAAGCAGTGCCCATGTGTATACTCTGGACAGAGATACAACCAGCATCATATCTTTCCATTCCAGGGCTGCAgagtctccccttccccactaaATCTACACACAAGGAGGCTCAGAGAACAAGGGCCACTGCCAGcatgaaccacatggaccaacaAAACTGCAGTCTGGCTCATGATCCTTCCAAGTCACAACAGAAATAATAGTTCAACAGACCTGCTCTATACACCACCCCCACTCAGTATAGGATAGCTTGTGGTCCTCCTTAAAGCTACCTactacagaggcagaggagagtcatggaaagaacccacaaactaTCTGGCCCTGGTACTCTTGATTGCCAatgcttcccagaattccctcattGGCTAGGACCCTCCCAGCTGGGACTCACAATATTAGCAGCTCCTCTACTGGAggatcagagatcaaatgactcagacagcacagcccttccagttctgccctcccagcccagcagacagggcCCCATTTTAAAAACTTTGTATTTAGCACACATTATTCCACTCTCCTAGAGCACACACATCCGGTTCCTCATTCAAAGTGCAGGGTCCTTTGTGTGCACATTCCATtacacactcactttccagtgcagccatcACCTTGTCTGAGAGATGCAAAATTTTGGAGAAATTcaggtcacattcataaagtaATTACTCTCACTGTGTAACTGTGGTTAGTTTGTAACTGTTGTCAAAATGACAGaccatgaattagaaaacaatccaGGCATATTAGGACTTGAAGGCAGCAAAGAGAATGTAAATATGACATAGTTTtcatctcaaaaattattttgaaaactggAAACACACTTTATGGccatgtgctccagagactagggatttgaATTCATGCACATTAAAGATTTCTGATATATTTTATCTAAAGATGAATGTCTTAATGCAGAGATGTAGCAGTGCTTTTAAGCAGGGCCACAACATTTTCCCTAGATCTTCTACTTTAGATGAACTTCTGTAAATAGAGCAATTAGGTTTAAAGATATGGTCAGTCCCTTTCCAAGATTCTTCACTGCTCTggtctgtggactgcaaacagTGGTCAATCAGGACAATCATAGAGCATCTACAATTGACTCCATCATTCCACATTGCTAATCTCAACTTCTATTGAAGGACGAAAGCTCTCACCCTCAGTCCAACCTTTTTGCTTCTGCCCTGTGTCTCCACCAGCTTCAAGTTGGTCAGTGAGCTCAACTTTGCACAGGTTCCTCTGCGTCTAAGTCccccaataaaagccagaatgatTAGGAGACACTCATTAActactctatttttctttctcattgacAAATCAAGGTCCAACACGTAAGGAGTTACAGGACTGTTTTCTCAGCACTAGGCAGCAGAGGAAAGATTGATTAGGAGTTCAAAATGATTCTCAATTACACAGCATGAGGCAAGCCTACACTATAGGGTACATTGTTCTACACAGAAATCAATAGTCAACATcacttgaaagaaataaaatcccACTATTATTGACTTTGAAATGttggagaacagaaacagaaacaagagcaGCAATACACTCAAAGAAAACATCTGAAAATGACAAcaataagtgatttttttaaattgcaaaagTAGTACTagcacttttaagattaaataaaactttctatATTGACTTTGAAAGAGTCTTCTCTTTCTATAAGAAAGGAGATGTCATTAATAAGAGTAGATTGATGGTGCCCATATACATATGCTGGCTGCTGAGATCTGTAACCTGACACATAAGAGTTACTCAATGGCCTGtttctcagatctctgagttgacaTAACTGTGTCAAGCAAGATCAACCGCATCTGAAGAGGATAGTGGcctaattgcaaattcaatgttcaTTGGCCCAAGATGACCTTCCCAATCTGTACACCCACACAAATGATCTGCATTCATTCACATGGCATTAATTTAATAACacatgctgggaaattacaaatTCACTGAACCTACAACAATCACACCCTTTTTTATAATGGTGGCTTCAATAGTTGATTGCCTCCACTGTTTCCCCTACAGTATACACAATAAACTATTCCTCCTATTCTGGTCTGAAGACAGAAGGTCTTCTCCATATGCACATCCTTTACTGTGACTGCATTGCATAGTCAACTACATGACTCAAAAGCTTAAGTCCAAAACTGTGAGGTTTTACAGTCATATTTTAGGGGAATTTTGAACGTATAATATACCAAGGACACCTGAGTCAAAATAAGAATTTGTCTCAGAAACTATTTTTCTAACAGGAtggaaatgcagctgttctagaataaATGTGCCTTTCCATTGAGAAATTACTTCATATACTTAggagattaataaagaaagacTTCTTTTATGATGGTATACATCAATCTCTGGCTAATGCTTAAAGAGGAGCTAGCTAGACAGATTCCACATTTGCTGTTGTCCTTAAGCCTCCTTTGGGGACAGGCTCTAGGTTACACCttgaacaattgaaatagaaacagacaaCTTACCAGGCTAGACATTTAGGCAGATAGGAGAGTTACAGAGCAAGTATATTTCCAAGATAATTTCTTATGTACACTGGTGACCTGAATCAGCAGATCATGCTTCAGTGACAGGGTCCTGAGTTGAAGGTCACAGGGGATGACAAAGTTAGGAAAAGTAAAATGGGAAAAGTTAAAAATTTAGGGTGGGGAGGTCTTGCAGGTGCCTAGTAAGCTTCCCAAGAAAAACAGCAACTTGCTGGGCATTGATGGCACACACCCTTGCTGAGCCAAgggacctctatgagttcaaggacagcctggtctattcagtgagttccaggatagtcaggacagTCCTACAGAGAAACACGGTTTcaaaaaatttcataaaaaggAGTAAAAGCAGAATAGCATCTTGGATACTTCCagaggggaaatggaaggaaatgggagaagtATAAGAAGTCAGTAAAGAATATCATGTGAATTTGGAAAGAGGTTAGTCAGACAATTCTACTCAATTGGAACACAGGTTATCTCGAAAACTTTACTAAGAGCACAGTGGCCtgggaactgataaccatagctCCATATGGTGAAAGGGCTGGGTTCTTGGGCCTGAAGGAACCCTTCCACAAAGGCCTTGGCACCAGACCATTACCAGCTCTCCAAAGCATATTCATTGTTTTAGAGAAGAAGCTCTGTCTTATTATCAACACATCAGGTCCTTAGGGAAACTCACAAGGCTTAACCCCAAGGCTGTTACCAGATCTCCTAGAAAtgtccctgctccctgcctgAGGGAATAAATAAAACCCTTGATTGATCAGGTAACACCTTCTCACAACActgtttttcatttcaaatatatgtCACCTGGTGTCCTATAGCCCATCTGGAAAaactgtgcttttcttttttgtgtggtttttttttttttgtttctatgttttttGAGGATTTCTCtgaagccttttttgtttgtttggtttttcgagacagggtttctctgtggctttggaggctgtcctggaactggctctgtagaccaggctggtctcgaactcacagagttagacctgcctctgcctcccaagtgctgggattaaaggcatgcaccaccatcgacCAGGGAACTGTGCTTTTATTAAGAAGAAAACTGGAACTTTGAGACACATCAGGCCTTGAGGTTGTTTGGGAACCTGTAAAGCCTCCTTGAAAGCTTgcaagagggttttttttttcatatggggATGTGCCTGGTGTCTGGTTTTAGATCAGTGGTGGCTTCTCTGTAGTAGTTTGGAGCTAAATATCTGGAAAATCCAGTTGAACAAAGTGTGCCCTAGCATCCTAACCTCTAACAGCCctgattaaaacacatttatCTTCTGGGTGATTTAGAGGCAGTCCTCCCTCAGctaattctactttgtgagactgaACTATTTCCAAGGCATTGGAATATCCTTTATATCAGCAATTCAACTCTTCTACGTGGCAGCTTAGAAGTGCAGCGCTACCCAACAGGTGAGCTGCCTTGATACCGTCCACGTGGTTAAATATGTATAGAGATTGTATGTAAGGTTAAATGCAAAGTGCTCATTTTGAGAAGATACTGGAGAAACTAGGCCTCTCTGAGTATGACGTATTGAAGTTGAGAAGAAAGATGTTTGTACACACAGCACCCTGCTCCCAATTCTCTAAGCGCATTAAGCCCACACCATTAGGTCTAAGAATTAACAGGATCACATGGGACTTCCTGAGGCAGGGAATATGGCGGCAGGTTTCCACACAGATCCCGCAAGGACGCACCATGCTGTCTGCCGCacctcaccctcctcctcactaTCTGGAGACAGCATTGCCCCGCTCACCATGTTGTGGTTCCCCAGATCGCCAAAGCTCTCAGTTCATCATCTCCCTGCAGCAGCAACTGTACCAAGGCACAGGAAAACAATGGCAGAGGCTCCTTGGCAAAGCCGAGTCTGAAGGCGGGTGCCCAGAAGAGCCCTGCACTGTTGctgactggcaggtcacctggagggCCTGATTGGCTGGTGGGTGTGAGTGGCAAGAACACTGTCCACAGGGCTACAGTGTGCTTAAAGACACAGTACAGTGGTTCCTGGCCATTCCTTCCACGCCAGTCAAAGATCTTTTCTAGATTGGCCACGCTTTGCATTTCAATAGCACTTGCCCCGTGCTCCAAAAGGAGACACTGTCACAATCTTGCACTCCATAggaactttccctttttcctccagGACACAATGTGGCTAGGTAGCTTGTACTGTGCACTGTGCTGTGCTAGGTGGAGCAGTGATTTCTTGTCCTACAGGGGGAGCAGTACACAGAATATTAACAGGTAAAGATAACTTTAAGGTCACAAAAGATGattgttctgtggcttcatgtTGAGGTCACATGAACTGAAGATACTTTTTACATGGttagcttattctttttttttaagatttatttattatatacccAGTGTTCTGCtagcatgtatgcctgcatgccagaagaaggcaccagatctcactacagaaggttgtgagccaccatgtggttgctgggaattgaactcaggacctctggaagagcaggcagtgcttaacctctgagccatctctccagccctttacaTGGTTTTCCCAGGGATTTcacacaacaggaaagagaaaagaaggaaccaGATCTTAAAGAAGATGATTGGTCTTTCCCCAACTGATGGCTGGATGATGGCTCCATTGCTTTATTGATTCTATTCctgaaattcaaaacaaattccaggcaaatgaataataataaaaaagtgtaGTGTTCGTGAAAATTTGAATACATAGATAATAATGGAGCTAGGAAGAATGTCTTCATGAGTATTATTGTTAGCCAGCACATCTCTTTCCATGGTCaggtaaataaaatatacaacagCAGTATCCAAGATTCTCTACATGAACAGGACAGGTAGAATGAATCTCACCATGATTGTCAAAACTAGGCTTATTAGAATGTCTCACATGCTGTGGTCCAGGTAACTTAAAAATAGCTGCCTGCCAATGGTAATTGGAAAAATCCAGTCCATCTCTTCTCAATGTTTTGTCTAAGATCAAGTGAAGaattcagtagttgttcagtccatgagacaagctattgtgtgtgttttgttttctgctatgAATTTGAGTAGTGTGCTTTCAAGGTCTGGGAAGAAGTGTTTTGGCAtgttgatggagattgcattaaattgcttttggtatggttgccatttttattatgttgattgtacctatccaagagcatctttccattttctagtattttcttcagtttcattctttaaagacttaaattttgaaacaacaggtctttcacttctttggttactGGTACCTGaggatattttaaattatttgtggctattgtaaatggtgatgcccctctgatttccttcttagcttcttttttatttatatataggagggctactgatttttttgagctgatcttgtatcctgacaaattactgaaggtatttatggGCTGTAGGAGCTCCCTGATAGAGTTtgtggggtcacttatgtatactctcatatcatctgtgaatagcaaaagcttaacttctttttttccagtttggaTCCCCATGATCTTTTTTTGTGTTCATCTTCTCTAGCTAGAATTTCAAGAACTATGTTTACTAGGTATGGTGAGAGAGGACAGTCTTGaattgttcctaattttagtgggatcattttgagtttctctccatttaatttgatgtttgctcTATGCATtctgtatatttctttcattatgttaagatatcttgcatatcatcatagaaccttcatctatctggtgatggatggagatagagacagagacccacactggagcactggactgagctcccaaggtcccaatgaggagcagaaggagggagaacatgagcaaagaagtcgggaccacgaggggtgcacccacccactgagacagtggagctgatctattgggagctcaccaaggccagctggactgtgactgaaaaagcatgggataggCCCGCTCCTTTCCGTCGTGCCGAGCCCGCTGAAGCGCCGCCATGAGCAAGGCCCACCCTCCCGAACTGAAGAAATTTATGGACAAGAAGTTATCATTGAAGTTAAATGGTGGCAGACATGTACAAGGCATACTTCGGGGCTTTGATCCCTTTATGAATCTTGTCATTGATGAGTGTGTGGAGATGGCAACTAGTGGGCAACAGAATAACATCGGCATGGTGGTCATACGAGGAAATAGCATCATCATGTTAGAAGCCTTGGAAAGAGTCTAAACAATGGCTGTTCAGCAGAGGAGTCCACATACTTC containing:
- the LOC142839878 gene encoding small nuclear ribonucleoprotein G, with product MSKAHPPELKKFMDKKLSLKLNGGRHVQGILRGFDPFMNLVIDECVEMATSGQQNNIGMVVIRGNSIIMLEALERV